The region GAAGCAAATTGCTTTGCCGCGGAACGTTGGCTCCTTCATGCTGCTGACTTTAAACACAACGCCGCCTGGGGCCAGGTTGCCGAAGCAGATCTGCATGTCTGCATACGGTTTGAAGGGCTTCTCGACCGGCACGATGAGATCCTGATTCCAATCGATCTTTGGGGCATCGGCAAGATTCTCGGCAACCGTTTTCCCAGTGACAGTGATGCAGTCTCCATCGAGCATTCCCTGCTGCAGGAGGTACTTCAGAAACATGGGCGTCCCGCCGAGCTTGAAAAGATCGAACATCGTTCGCTTGCCGCGCGGAGCAAAGCTGCACAGCACCGGAGTTTCGCGACAAATCTTTTGGATGTCCTGCAAATGGAAATCTACGTGGGCTTCACGAGCAAGTGCCAGGAGATGCAAGACGCCATTGGTCGAACCACCCATCGCAGCCACGGCACGGGTTGCATTGATCATCGATGCGCGCGTGACGATGTCGCGTGGGCGGATATCTTCGGCCAGCAGCCGCCTGACCATCGGACCAATGTTTTCGCATTCCGCAATCTTGGAAGGATCGTCGGCAGGGTTGCTGCTGGAATAGGGAGCGGAAAGTCCCATCGCTTCCAGGGCAATTCCCCAGGTGTTGAACGATGCCGCGATACCACAGCCGCCAGGCCCAGGACAAGCAGTTCGCAAAATCTGATCCGCTTCGTCATGCGACATCGCACCGACGCTCGCCGCAGCCTGAGAATCGTAAACATCGAGAATCGAAGTATCGTGACCACGGTGGCAGCCTGGCTTGATGCTTCCTCCATTGACGATCAAGCCGGGATAGTTCAGCCGTGCCAAAGCCATGGCGAATCCAGGGCCGTTTTTATCGCAGTTGTGCATGCCGATCAGGAAATCGTAACCATGCGAACTGGTCACGCATTCGGCTGCGTTAGCAATCATATTTCGAGAAGGCAAACTCGCATTGCCCCCTTCATGCCCCTGCGTGATGTTGTCGCTGACCGCTGGCGTTCCGAACGGAAAACCAATCAGACCTTCCTTTTCGCACCCTTGCTTAATAAGCGTTGCGAGTCGGTACGCATGGACGTTGCAAAGATTGCCTTCCAAAAGTGGCACGCCGATACCAACTTGCGGCTTATGGAAATCCTCTTCCTGGAAGTTGAGACCGTAATAAAACGCGGTCACTCCGCGCTGCCAGCCTTGGGTCAGATTTCGGCTATTCCAATTGAGAGGTCGTTCCATGGGAGGGTTCACTTGAGAATGGCATGAAGGAAGTCGAGGTAACCAAGTAGTATGCCGGGCCCTGGACCAAACCTCAAGCGAACCAACATGTCGGGGGTGGTCGCGAGGACGAATCAACCAAGAAAAGAAAAACGCCGGCCGCGTAGAGGTTCGCGAACCGGCGTCTTACTCATCCAAGGAAAATGCACGTTGAGGGCATGTACCCCTTAGCTGTTCGTTACTTCAATCTTCTTCGGCTTCGCTTGTTCCGACTTCGGAATCGTGACCGAAAGCACACCATTTTTGAAGCTGGCTGAAACGTTCTCGTCGTCGACCGGCATGCCGAGTTTCAGCACGCGTTCAAACTTGCCGTAGACATGTTCGACGCGGTGCCAGCGACGATCTTCCGATTGCTCTTCGGTCTTCCGTTCGCCAGAGATCGTGAGCTTGCCGTCGTGCAGTTCGACGTTGACATCTTCCGCACCTAGGCCTGGCAGTTCGAGATCGACTTGATAGCTGCCTTCCGACTCTGAGATGTTCATCGCCGGCATCCAAGCCCCAGAGGCACTTTGCCGTACCGGGCGGAAGAACGATTCAAACAAGTTGTCCATCTCGCTCGACCAGTTGGCCAAAGCGTGAGACTTCGATTCCGATTGGGTTTGTGGACGTACCATTTTGATCAACCTTTCCATAAACAGTTCCTACAGAAGTTGAAACAAAACCGCACCAAATTATTTGGGTTTGCAAACTCAGTTTCTTTGTCGGTTTGAGTGCCTCGGTGTGGCGAGGCGACAGCCAGAAATGCAACGAGTGTGCCAATCGCCGGTGAACGAAATTGGCATTTCCGCAAGTCACTACTTTCTAAGGACTTGTGTAAGAGCAGAACTTTCTTGCTGCCAAAACCAACACCGCAGTGTCACTGCCAAAATGGCACTGGTTGTCATTTCGACAGGCAGAAAAGCCGTCGAGAAATTGTTTGGAGAATCCACAGGGCTAACGGTTGACATTCGACAAACTGTCCCATAAAAAGGA is a window of Bremerella sp. TYQ1 DNA encoding:
- a CDS encoding dihydroxy-acid dehydratase, whose product is MERPLNWNSRNLTQGWQRGVTAFYYGLNFQEEDFHKPQVGIGVPLLEGNLCNVHAYRLATLIKQGCEKEGLIGFPFGTPAVSDNITQGHEGGNASLPSRNMIANAAECVTSSHGYDFLIGMHNCDKNGPGFAMALARLNYPGLIVNGGSIKPGCHRGHDTSILDVYDSQAAASVGAMSHDEADQILRTACPGPGGCGIAASFNTWGIALEAMGLSAPYSSSNPADDPSKIAECENIGPMVRRLLAEDIRPRDIVTRASMINATRAVAAMGGSTNGVLHLLALAREAHVDFHLQDIQKICRETPVLCSFAPRGKRTMFDLFKLGGTPMFLKYLLQQGMLDGDCITVTGKTVAENLADAPKIDWNQDLIVPVEKPFKPYADMQICFGNLAPGGVVFKVSSMKEPTFRGKAICFDEARKIVEAVERDEIQPGSVIVLRYLGPVASGMPEVLVATAALATPKLDGKVAFLSDTRVSGVSHGAIGVHCSPEAAVGGPIALVENGDEISFDLTAGDLTLHVDDAILAERRREWKAPEIPRTRGYLADFAATVSQAHHGCVSQAFLPDAD
- a CDS encoding Hsp20/alpha crystallin family protein — its product is MVRPQTQSESKSHALANWSSEMDNLFESFFRPVRQSASGAWMPAMNISESEGSYQVDLELPGLGAEDVNVELHDGKLTISGERKTEEQSEDRRWHRVEHVYGKFERVLKLGMPVDDENVSASFKNGVLSVTIPKSEQAKPKKIEVTNS